In Nostoc edaphicum CCNP1411, the sequence TCGCACCATCGACACAGTATTTTCCTTTGAGGAAGGTGGTAATCTGCGGCAATATCCAGGTAATTACTCGATTTATCTGGATTATAAGAAGGCTGAAGAGGCACAGCAGCAAGCTGCGAACACTAAGGAAAAGCCGAAAAATACTGAAGTTCAAAATGGTGCGGCTGCACCCAAGGATGTAGAGAATACCAAGCGGCGGAGATTATCCAATTGGGAGAAAAAAGAATTTGAGCAGTTGGAAGGTAAAATTGCCGAGTTAGAGGCTGAGAAAGAAGAAACCGAGAAAACACTGGCGAATGTCTCACCGGGGAATTATAGCCAGGTGCAGAAATTGTACGATCATGTGGAAAAGCTCAAGCACGCGATCGATGTGGCGACTGAACGCTGGTTAGAATTGGCTGAGATGGAGTCTTAATTTTTTAACGTCGTGACGTGAATTAGACGAACCTCTCCCTGCCTTGAACTAAAGTTCAAGTCTGTCCCTCTCCGAGTCGGAGAGGGACGGTTTTGCGTAGTAAAACCAGGGAGAGGTCTTTTTATTCAGCGTAGGTGCGTTACAGCGTTCCGTTAACACACCTAGCACTTCATCTTTTACTTTTGAGAATCGGTTTCCTCTTTTTTATCCTGCAAGCTACGAATTTTAACCAGCACTGAAATATATTGTTGAGTCATCCAAATCAACGCCTCAATGGATGAGTTACCTTGGTCAATCTGGCTTTTAGCTTGGAAGCCAATCAAGAATAGTTGCATTGCCAGCAACAAAGCAATAATTTTACCGAGAACATCTTTTGACATTTGTTTCTACCCCAAAGAGTTGATAGATATAGGTTCTCTTTGGGGTTGTGTCCCTAAGCAAATACCCCAATGTCGCTGAAAATGCCTTAGAATCTGGATTACATGAGTTTGGGGTAGTAGTTTCAATCTGGGGTAGCCCCAAACTTCTTACTCAATTTTTTGGATGTAATGCCACGAATTACCTATGGGCCTCAAATTCAAAAGCGAGTCAAGCGTCTGCTGGAGGCGTTGCTTTGTTTTGCCGATGCAGAATTTGAGGACGATAACTTTAAAATTGAGTACGACTGGAAAGAAGCAGACAGCGCTAACCCCAAGCTGACTGTGCAGACTACGTTAGTCACATTGGAGTTGCTGACCCAAAAAGATAAATATTCTGGCAAGTTAACTAAAGCGCAAATTCGAGAAGCGCTGAATTTGCTGAAGGATTTTTTGAAGATTCTGGAAGATAACCGTCTGCAAACCAAGGGTGTTGACGAATGGCACTTTACACTCAAGCTATGGTCAAGAGATAGGGAAAGGAACTTAAAACGGTTTGATGAGGCTTGGGAAAGTAGTAGACCAGAGAAATCGAAATTAAATAACCCCTCTCCAAACCTCTCCCCCACAGGGAGAGAGGCTTGGAATTTTCCCCATTCCCTTGTAGGGAAGGGGGTTAGGGGGTTAGGTAACACAAGTATATTTCAAGCGCCACCTTTACCCACATACTTTGTAGAACGCCCAGAGTACAGCGATGATTTAAAAACTCGTCTTTTAAATGGTTCATTGTCTGATAGTCGCACTTTAGTAATTACTGCGATTCACGGTTTGGGTTCGGTGGGCAAATCTACTTTAGCGGCGGCTTTAGCCCATAATGCAGAAATACAATCTCGTTTTTGTGATGGCATTCTTTGGGCAACATTAGGTCAACAACCCAATGTGCTTGCTTTACTTAGTGGCTGGGTGCAAGCATTAGGAGACTATAGCTTTAAACCTACAAGTGTTGAAGCAACTTCCTCGCATTTGCGGACTCTGCTTTATGACAAAGCTGTGTTGCTGGTGGTGGATGATGCTTGGAATACCGAAGATGCACAAGCTTTTAATTTTGGTGGGGCGCGTTGTCAAGTTTTAGTAACTACTCGTGAAGGTCACATTGCCGATGCCTTAGCAGCCAACACCTACAGTCTGGATATAATGAAACCAGACCAGGCAATGGAATTGCTGACCAAGAAATTAAGACGCGAGATTACAGGCATAGAACGTCACTCAGCAGAAAATTTAGCCAAAGGTGTTGGTTATCTTCCCCTAGCATTGGAACTTGCAGCCGCCGAAGTTGCCTGTGGTACGACTTGGAATGAACTGTTAGCGGATATTCAGCAAGAAGTAGCCAGATTAACAAGTTTTGACCGACCGGAAGCCGAAGAAATTACTGATGAGGCTAGTTTAAAACGCCTGAGTTTAACCGCATCATTAAATTTGAGTGTCAAGAGAATGCCACCAGAAAAGCAGCAGCATTTCTCTTGGTTAGGGGTATTGCCGGAGGATGTCAACATTAATAAGATGATGGCGGCAACGCTGTGGCAGATGGATAAGCGTGATGCTGCCAAAATGTTGCAATATTTACGGAATAAAGCATTGCTATTAACAGGAGTACCGCTTGCTGATGGTATGCCTACCTATCGCTTACATGACTTATTCCACGATTTAGCTTGTAATTTGTTAACTGCTCCCTCTGAGCCAAAGCGCCCAGGAGATTTAACTGGGTTGGGTTTAAGCCTTGCTGATGTTCACGCTGCTTTTTTAAAGAAGTATCAGCAGAAAACCCAGAATGGTTTATGGCATACTTTACTCGATGATGGTTACATTCATCAGTATTTAGTTTGGCATTTGGAAAAGGCTGGACAGGTAGAAGAGATTCACTCCTTATTGCGGGAAGAGTCTGCAACTGGAAGCAATGGCTGGTATGAAGTGCGAGAACGATTGGCACAAACTGGCGGTTACATCACAGATATTTCTCGTGCCTGGGAACTAGCAGAAGTAAATTGGACTGAATCAACACTAAGCTTGCAGTGTCGTTATGCTTTGATTACTGCATCAATGAATAGTTTGGCAGCTAATCTACCAGCAAATCTGCTGGTAGCGTTGGTCAAAAACAAGATGTGGACTCCCGAACAAGGACTAGCTTATGCCCTGCAAAAACCAGAACCACAAGAGAAAATTAACTCGCTGACAAAACTAGTCAATTATTTGCCACCAAATCTTCAAGAATTAGCACTGCAAAAAGTCCTAGCTGCTGCCACGGAAATTCAGGATGAGTCTTCTCGTGCCAATGCCTTGAGTGCTTTAGCTGAAAAACTGCCACCAGAGTTATTGCCAGAAGCCCTTGCTGCTGCCAAGGCTATTCAGTCTGAGTATTATTGTGCTTATTTCTTGAGTACCTTAGCTGACAAACTGCCAGATATATTGCCACAAGTCCTTGCTGCTGCCAAGGCGATTCAGTCTGAGTATTATTATGCTTGTTTCTTGAGTGCCTTAGCTGACGAACTGCCAGATAAGCTGTTACGCAGCTAAATTTAATAAACAGCATTACCTTTATTTTTAATTTTGCGTTCCCATTTAATAATAAGACCTCCTTCATTTAACAATTTATTTAACAACTCTTCTAGCTGTGATACTGACTCGAACAATCTATGAGCTATATATTCTTTTGCTGAATGCCAAACCAATTCAATCAAATTATAATCTGGACTATAAGGTGGTAGAAATTCCAGGATAATATTTGGCATTTCTGCCTTGATACGAACTAAAATATCTTTTCTTTTATGGAAGCTGGCATTATCTAAGATAATCACTATTTTCGCAGAACATTTATTGAAAGTCTCAATTCTATTTCCTTGCTCTATCCATTCTTGCAATAGAAAATTATTCAAAGATTGAAGCTGCTCATAAAATACATCGGCATTTCCTTTTTTAATCACAAAATTCATTCTCTTCTTGTCGTGATAACGTAACCCTCCCATAATATTTACTCTTCCTCTTCTTCTTTGACCTGTGATTTGTTTCCTTGTACCTTTCTTACCCCAGTTTTTTTCTTCTTATCACTCTTAAACTAAATCCACTCTCATCCCAAAACCATACCTGTAAACGCTCTGGGGCTTCCTTTGTTATTCTTAAGTATTCTGACAATTTTTCTTTAAATGCCTTACGCATTTCAGGATTCTGTTTGTCCTCTAGGCTGTATTTTTGCCCAAAGGTAAACGTACTTTTTTCGCTCTAATATTCTCCCAACTTGTGAACCACTTAACTTAATTCCTGTTATCTTTTCGAGGTATGTAGCTAGTCTTGCTGCTGTCCAACGACCAAATTCATACCCATACTCTAGTGGCTCTTTTTCAATTATTTCTAATAATAAATCCTCATATTCTTTGGTAACTTTGCGGAAGTTCCCTTCTCTTCTTCCATCTAAAAAACTTTCTAGGTTATCTGGATCGCCGTGAACTGCCCAATATGCTACTGTTGGATATGCAATATCTAAAAACTTACTAATCTCTTGATAAGTTTTTCCATCATTCATTAATAATAAAATCAGAATCTTTTCTCTTACGTAGGGATTTTCATGCTCTTTTAGCGTTTTTAGTAGCCTTTCCTTCTGCTCTTGGGAAAGATGATTTTTTGCTGGCATAGATGGCTGATACTAAATTAATTACTTAATCTAATATTATACAATCTAGCTGCGTAACAGCTTATATTGCCACAAGTCCTTGCTGCTGTCAGGGCGATTCACGATGATGATTCTCGTGCCAAAGCCTTGAGTGTCTTAGCTGACAAACTGCCAGATATCTTGCCAGAAGCCCTTGCTACTGCCAGGGTGATTCACGATGATGATTCTCGTGCCAAAGCCTTGAGTGTCTTAGCTGACAAACTGCCAGATATCTTGCCAGAAGCCCTTGCTGCTGCCAGGGTGATTCAGGATGAGTATTATCGTGCCAAAGCCTTGAGTGCCTTAGCTGACAAACTGCCAAATATATTGCCAGAAGCCCTTGCTGCTGCCAGGGTGATTCACGATGATGATTCTCGTGCCAAAGCCTTGAGTGCCTTAGCTAACAAACTGCCAGATATCTTGCCAGAAGCCCTTGCTGCTGCCAGGGTGATTCAGGATGAGTATTATCGTGCCAAAGCCTTGAGTGCCTTAGCTGACAAACTGCCAAATATATTGCCAGAAGCCCTTGCTGCTGCCAGGGCAATTCACGATGATGATTCTCGTGCCAAAGCCTTGAGTGCCTTAGCTGACAAACTGCCAAATATATTGCCAGAAGCCCTTGCTGCTGCCAGGGCAATTCACGATGATGATTCTCGTGCCAAAGCCTTAAGTGCCTTAGCTGACAAACTGCCACCAGAGTTATTGCCAGAAGCCCTTGCTGCTGCCAGGGCGATTCACGATGATGATTCTCGTGCCAAAGCCTTGAGTGCCTTCAAACTGCCACCAGAGTTGTTGCCAGAAGCCCTTGCTGCTGCCAGGGCAATTCACGATGATGATTCTCGTGCCAAAGCCTTAAGTGCCTTAGCTGACAAACTGCCAAATATATTGCCAGAAGCCCTTGCTGCTGCCAGGGCGATTCACGATGATGATTCTCGTGCCAAAGCCTTGAGTGCCTTCAAACTGCCACCAGAGTTGTTGCCAGAAGCCCTTGCTGCTGCCAGGGCAATTCACGATGATGATTCTCGTGCCAAAGCCTTGAGTGCCTTAGCTGACAAACTGCCACCAGAGTTATTGCCAGAAGCCCTTGCTGCTGCCAGAGCGATTCAGCATGAGGATTATCGTGCCTATGCCTTGAGTGCCTTAGCTGACAAACTGCCAGATATCTTGCCAGAAGCCCTTGCTGCTGCCAGGGCGATTCAGGATGAATATTCTCGTGTTTATTTCTTGAGCGCCTTAGCTGACAAACTGCCAGATATCTTGCCAGAAGCCCTTGCTGCTGCCAGGGCGATTCAGGATGAATATTCTCGTGCCTATGCTTTGAGTGCCTTAGCTGACAAACTGCCAGATATCTTGCCAGAAGCCCTTGCTGCTGCCAGGGCGATTCGGTCTGATAATTATCGTGCCTATGCCTTGAGTGCCTTAGCTGACAAACTGCCACCAGAGTTATTGCCAGAAGCCCTTGCTGTTGCCAGGGCGATTCGGTCTGATAATTATCGTGCCTATGCCTTGAGTGCCTTAGCTGACAAACTGCCACCAGAGTTATTGCCAGAAGCCCTTGCTGTTGCCAGGGCGATTCGGTCTGATGATTCTCGTGCCAAAGCCTTGAGTGCCTTAGCTGGCAGTTTGTCACAAATGCCAGGTGCGGAACTTTTCCCCCTTTGGCAAGATACACTTCATGAACTATCCCTTCACACTCGCCCTAATTTGCTGTCAGATATCAAAGCATTGTTTCCAGTTATCTTCGCATTAGGTCGGGAAGCAGCAACAGTAGAAATTGCCCATGCGATTGTGGATGTGGGGCGATGGTGGAAATAATTCGTACCTCGGCTTACTTCGGCTGCGCTCAGTACAAGTCGCTCGGCAACCTAATTCGTAATTTAAGAGAGTTAGATTTAACTTGCATCTGTAGCCTGATTTTGGTCAATTTGGTATAAGGGGATGCAGGATCTATAGTTTTAAGCGAAGTGCGATCGCCATTTACAGCTACTCAACCATCAAGCAGGTATTGAATTTACAAACTCTCTCTGGTGTCGATGAGTTAGCGATCGCAATTAGTCATAAAATCATCAGAGAAATTGTCTAGACTGTCAATGAGCGATCGCCATGATGGGTTTTAAGCAACTTCTTTAGGTGACATTTTAATTTCCACTTTTTGATTTAAAGCTGCTGCAATCCGAGCCAATATAGACAAAGAATGTCCCTCATAGTCAGCATCTTCCAATCGAGCAATAACTGACTGGGTAGTACCGACTAAATCAGCTAGTTGTTGCTGCGTTAGTCCCGCTTCTTTACGTGCATCGTAGATGATTTGAGATACTTGAGCATTTATTGATGATTCTCTAACCATCTCTTGTAATTCTGGATCTTCTTTCATCATTCTTTTAATGATTTTCAGTGCATCATTAGTTTTTTTCATTTATAGTCACTGACTCACCATCTTTAAACTCAGCGCGAACTGCTTCAATTTCTGCCAGTGTATCTGCATCGTCTTCGTATAAAGCTTCTTCGGCTTCAAAAATTTGTTGCTCAATTAGTTCTTGAAGTTGACGTTTTTCTGTTAAATCAAGGGAAAATATTGCTTCTGCTAAAGTTTCTAAAGAGAGTTGTAGTTTAACAATAGCTGGCATTTTTCTCCTTTTGGGTGTGTTTTATTCGCATTTTGACACCATTATGCTGATTTTAACAGTTATATTTTTGCCAAGCCCAAAGTCTTTAGGTTGTATTTCACGCTTGTGGGGTCAGCGCAGCAATTAGATTTGTCTAAACTGCGATCGCACTTTTACAACACGCTACTAACTATCTATCTCTCAAAAACTGCGTAGTTTACCGCCGTAGGCATCGCCTACGCAGCCATATAGCGGTTATGAGTTGAAGCCTCTCTCCTAAAAGGACGTGTACACACAAGTCAAATTACCCCCCTTAATCCCCCCTTGGAAAGGGGGGAAAAAGAAATCTAGTTCCCTCCCCTTGTAAAGGGGAGGGTTAGGGTGGGGTAATTTGATAACTTGTATGTACACCGTAGCCTTTTAGGAGAGAGGTTAAACTGTATTACTTCCATTCGAGAACCGCTATATTCATCATCAACATTTGTTAGTTATCTTTCAGAAGTTTTAAAAATGGTTTGCTGTGATACTAACTAATTATTCAGAATGGAGAGCGTTCAAGGCAATTTCTGATGGGTGAACCACTCCGTTATCTTTTAGATTGGCTTTTTCCAGCCTGCGAAGCACGATCATGCCACGAGAGCGATTTGATGAGGAATCTTTATCTACGCAAGCGGCATATATACGTTGAATTGGGCATTTCCAAAACCGGGTATACCGTTTAGGATTTGTATCTGCAATGGTTATTTCTTGAGTTTTCGGGTCATAGTCTGCCAATAAGGAGAAGTGACCACCTTCTAAACTTGGATTTTCATGGGCAATACGGGTATTGAAGTTAAGAATGTGGACATCAGTTTCGTCACAAACGGCGGCTTCAACTTCACGGGTAAATGCTTCGAGTGTCATACTCGGTTTATCAAAATGCTCTATCCGAATGGACAAAGGTATTTCTTTTTTTTCAAGGTAAGTTCGACAGGTATCGTAGGTTTCTGCTAACGTCATGCCATCATCTAAAACCGATGCGATCGGCAGTTGGGTAGCATAAAAAATCTCATCAACAGTTGTCAGATATCCCAATGCGGTAAAGGCATAGGCAATTGCAGTGACATTACAACAGTAGATAGGTTGTTGAAACTGATGTAGTTGAATGATTTCTAAATCTCGTTTAGAAATTTGAGCTAGATTATCAAGATCCATTTTTCTGCCTTTTTTAGATATATATATCGATTAACTCAGGATTTACAGCTTTTTTGAAAACCGTGCTTGTATTATCTAGGACTCGCCATTAAAGACGCAAGGACAGTTAAGACAGTTAAGCAAATTTTTGAGGCATCCATTAGACGCTTTGCTTTGCATGTACGTACAACAAACTGAAGCGATGTTCCTCGTGCCGGGAGTGGTCTTCCTCGTGCCGGGAGTGGTCTTCCTCGTGCCGGGAGTGGTCTTCCTCGTGCCGGGAGTGGTCTTCCTCGTGCCGGGAGTGGTCTTCCTCGTGACGGGAGTGGTCTTCCTCGTGCCGGGAGTGGTCTTCCTCGTGACGGGAGTGGTCTTCCTCGTGACGGGAGTGGTGTTCTTTGTGCTGGGAGTGGTGTTCTTCGTGTTGGGAGTGGTCTTCTTCGTGCCGGGAGTGGTTTATTTTTTACCTTTATATATTAATTAAATACCGAAAAATTACTGATATAACCTGAAAATTTTATAAGCAAAAACTGCGAGTTCTGCTGAACCGAAATGCAGTTTAATTAAGCCAAGCTAGCTCTAACAGCATCTTAAAGGAGTAATTTCATGTCTCGTCAAAAACGCACATCCCGCATTCTAGAAAAAGCTCAATTAAGATCGGCTGGACTGAAATCGATTGTTCCAAGCATCAAATTTGACGAAAATTATAATTTGGAAAAACTGATTGAGTCAATTGAGCAGTTACGCAACAAACTTGATGTTTATAATACTGCTCTGTCTGTGGTTGACTCTTCTAGAACTGAAATTGAAGAGATGGAAAAAAACTTGAGTCAGCTTTCTGAGAAAATGCTAATGGTGGTTGCAATCAAGTATGGCAAAGACAGCCGTGAATATGAGATGGCCGGTGGTGTTCGCAATAGCGATCGCATCCGCAAAATCAGGTCAAGCCGCTTGAAAAATGTTACAGAACAAGCCTCAGATGAGAATAGTAAAACTGCATAGTTGTAGAGAATATGCTGTGCCCCTACAGGTGTACTTCACGTAAACGCTGCCAGATATAATATTAGATGATTCACTATTTGGTGCAGTTCAAAATCTAGCTTCTACCGTGCAATATAAAACTGCTCTAGACGAAAGCCAGAGCAGTTTTTGAGATATATAGGGGACTTTTACTGTTGTCCCCAGTTTATTCATATTAAATACCTTTATATAATACTATTCACCTCAAGCTTTGTGCTTTACGCAAAAAACGAATAATTTTTTAGTTGGCATTACAAAATTTAAAAGTAACCGCAAGGCAATCCCAAGTACTACCCCATCCATTAGCGACATACGAGACTTTGAGCAGATGCCTTGGCTTACAAATCGTTATCCCAAAGACATGGTTGCTGATGATAGTGTGCTGAGTGAGTTAGAAAGAAATCCTCATGTAGAGACGCTATTTATCGCGTCTTAAAAACCAATCATCTACACCAATAACCCTTAACTAAAGCGTATTGGGAGATAGATAACAGGAAAAGTCAGTGTGTGGATAATTTCTGCTACCGCTCCTAAATACTGCAACACCGTGCGGTGTGAAACCGAATAATTACGATAGTCTACCTGCTACAAAGCTACAAAATGCTTGACCAGCAAAGAGTCAGCAACATGAGTAAATTACTTGACAAAAAAAGCAGCAGGTATAAGACACTACTAATTAATCTGGATTTCACTTGATAGAAATGAGTTATACCAATTTTTTATGAAGCTGCATAGAATTCGATCCCCCCTAGCCCCCCTTAATAAGGGGGGAACCGGAAAAACATCCATCAAAGTCCCCCTTTTTAAGGGGGATTTAGGGGGATCAAGATATGTGTAACTTCACATTAAATTGGTATTAGTTTGATTAATTACTGCTCCTGCCAAAGTTTCTAACCTTGAACTTTTTCACATTTAATACAAGTACTTCTATTACATTTGCACTAATCAAATTTGTAAATTACGAACGATATAATTACTCAACTTAAGTATTAAATAAATAGATTACCAATAGTTTAGGAAAAGCAAAGACGTGAATCGTTTCAAAAAGCTATCCTCAATTGCGTTCCTGTTATTAGCCTTCATTTATCCGCCTGCTTTGGCTGAAGCTAAGGATAATACTCTAAATCATGTTCTCAATGAACAGAGTATTGACGCACAGACAAATTTAGTTGTAGAGCAAAGTGAAGAAATTTTGTTAGCTCGCCGACGAAATCGACGACGTTATCATAGACGGCAACGGACTGGAAGATATTATTATCAACGCCAGCGGAATCGACGACATCATTATAGACGACGCTATCGTTCCATAGGTTATAAAGGACAACGATATCGTCATGGAGAATGGGAACTTGTACGTGATCGTCATGGACGATTAATGTATGATTGGCAGCGTTAATAGCAAATTTTGCACCCAATTGTTCCAGAGAATCTTTACGCGTAAATCCTAATTTAGCCAGACTTGTTTGAGATAAGTAAAATGACTGGAAATAGGAAAACCTGAACTATATCAAGAAAATTAACTAGGCTAAAACCCTTTTTAATCTTACCTTCTGTCCTTCGGCTTGATGCAGCAATGTAATTGATAATTTAACCCCGATCTCACTGTTAGAGCGTTGCTCCCTGACTAAAGTCCTAATTTTTCTTGAACTACTGCCTCATCTCTAAAGCCGACTAGCACAGCTGTTCCATCTTTGACAAAAAGTGGACGTTTGAGAAGCATTGCATCGTGAGTGAATGCGTCAATCCACTGTTCATCAGTCCAAATCTTTTTTTGATCTCCTAAAGCGCGGTAGGATTGACCAGAAGTATTTCGCATGGGAGCAAAACCCAAAGACTTTACCCAGTTTTGAATCATCTCATGGGTTGGCGGTATATCTTTGGTGTTGATAAACTCATAGTCAATGTTGTTGTGTTGGAGCCACGTTAAAGCTTTTTTGCAAGTGCTGCAATTGGGAATTCCGTAGACTTGAATATAC encodes:
- a CDS encoding Spx/MgsR family RNA polymerase-binding regulatory protein, whose protein sequence is MYIQVYGIPNCSTCKKALTWLQHNNIDYEFINTKDIPPTHEMIQNWVKSLGFAPMRNTSGQSYRALGDQKKIWTDEQWIDAFTHDAMLLKRPLFVKDGTAVLVGFRDEAVVQEKLGL
- a CDS encoding helix-turn-helix transcriptional regulator — its product is MKKTNDALKIIKRMMKEDPELQEMVRESSINAQVSQIIYDARKEAGLTQQQLADLVGTTQSVIARLEDADYEGHSLSILARIAAALNQKVEIKMSPKEVA
- a CDS encoding phytochelatin synthase family protein, whose translation is MDLDNLAQISKRDLEIIQLHQFQQPIYCCNVTAIAYAFTALGYLTTVDEIFYATQLPIASVLDDGMTLAETYDTCRTYLEKKEIPLSIRIEHFDKPSMTLEAFTREVEAAVCDETDVHILNFNTRIAHENPSLEGGHFSLLADYDPKTQEITIADTNPKRYTRFWKCPIQRIYAACVDKDSSSNRSRGMIVLRRLEKANLKDNGVVHPSEIALNALHSE
- a CDS encoding NB-ARC domain-containing protein, producing the protein MPRITYGPQIQKRVKRLLEALLCFADAEFEDDNFKIEYDWKEADSANPKLTVQTTLVTLELLTQKDKYSGKLTKAQIREALNLLKDFLKILEDNRLQTKGVDEWHFTLKLWSRDRERNLKRFDEAWESSRPEKSKLNNPSPNLSPTGREAWNFPHSLVGKGVRGLGNTSIFQAPPLPTYFVERPEYSDDLKTRLLNGSLSDSRTLVITAIHGLGSVGKSTLAAALAHNAEIQSRFCDGILWATLGQQPNVLALLSGWVQALGDYSFKPTSVEATSSHLRTLLYDKAVLLVVDDAWNTEDAQAFNFGGARCQVLVTTREGHIADALAANTYSLDIMKPDQAMELLTKKLRREITGIERHSAENLAKGVGYLPLALELAAAEVACGTTWNELLADIQQEVARLTSFDRPEAEEITDEASLKRLSLTASLNLSVKRMPPEKQQHFSWLGVLPEDVNINKMMAATLWQMDKRDAAKMLQYLRNKALLLTGVPLADGMPTYRLHDLFHDLACNLLTAPSEPKRPGDLTGLGLSLADVHAAFLKKYQQKTQNGLWHTLLDDGYIHQYLVWHLEKAGQVEEIHSLLREESATGSNGWYEVRERLAQTGGYITDISRAWELAEVNWTESTLSLQCRYALITASMNSLAANLPANLLVALVKNKMWTPEQGLAYALQKPEPQEKINSLTKLVNYLPPNLQELALQKVLAAATEIQDESSRANALSALAEKLPPELLPEALAAAKAIQSEYYCAYFLSTLADKLPDILPQVLAAAKAIQSEYYYACFLSALADELPDKLLRS